ggcatggaggcaatcagcctgtggcactgctgaggtcttatggaggcccaggatgcttcgatagcggcctttagctcatccagagtgttgggtcttgagtgtctcaacgttctcttcacaatatcccacagattctctatggggttcaggtcaggagagttggcaggccaattgagcacagtgataccatggtcagtaaaccatttaccagtggttttggcactgtgagcaggtgccaggtcgtgctgaaaaatgaaatcttcatctccataaagcttttcagcagatggaagcatgaagtgctccaaaatctcctgatagctagctgcattgaccctgcccttgataaaacacagtggaccaacaccagcagctgacacggcaccccagaccatcactgactgtgggtacttgacactggacttctggcattttggcatttccttctccccagtcttcctccagactctggcaccttgatttctgaatgacatgcagaatttgctttcatccgaaaaaagtactttggaccactgagcaacagtccagtgcttcttctctgtagcccaggtcaggcgcttctgccgctgtttctggttcaaaagtggcttgacctggggaatgcagcacctgtagcccatttcctgcacacgcctgtgcacggtggctctggatgtttctactccagactcagtccactgcttccgcaggtcctccaaggtctggaatcggcccttctccacaatcttcctcagggtccggtcacctcttctcgtgcagcgttttctgccacactttttccttcccacagacttcccacagaggtgccttgatacagcactctgggaacagcctatttgttcagaaatttctttctgtgtcttaccctcttgcttgagggtgtcaatagtggccttctggacagcagtcaggtcggcagtcttacccatgattggggttttgagtgatgaaccaggctgggagttttaaaggcctcaggaatcttttgcaggtgtttagagttaactcgttgattcagatgattaggttcatagctcgtttagagacccttttaatgatatgctaattttgtgagataggaattttgggttttcatgagctgtatgccaaaatcatccgtattaagacaataaaagacctgaaatatttcagttagtgtgcaatgaatctaaaatatatgaatgttaaattttcatcatgacattatggaaaataattaactttatcacaatatgctaatattttgagaaggacctgtataagcatACACAAATGTATTGAAACCCTTGGTAAAGAGATGTCaaatgtctttaaataaatgaatttactATTGCAGTAACATACTTTTTTAATCAgtgtatatttaatttaaattagttATCCATGACTTCCTCTTTTGCATGCCTAGGGTTGTTGGTTAACATGAAACCAGATGACACTGAGGTTGAGCAATTATGTAAGACATACAGACAGGTCTGctgtggaacaaaggacaaatgTGGGGACTAGCCCCTCCTGTATGGTGGGGGGGGGATcggtgatgctgtgggccagttttttgttttttttttcctgaagagAATAGGGCATACGTGAGGACATGTATGcgaagaaaacatgtcagagatCCCTCTCTGTATGCtacaaccttgtgaaatgttacagAAAAAGACTGAGTGCTGTCCTGAAAGGCTGATTAGAGTTGTTCTATGCCACCAGTGATTTTGTtagcagcatttttttttttcgccCACTGGATACTAATACTTGCTGGATTTATCTAAATTTCCAGCGTGAGATTATTCTATTGCAGTTAATGATGAATGTAACatgtaacatttttacaagGGGTTCCAACAAATGTGGTTGCCACTGTATTTTGTGCTATCAGTAAATGAAGTACTGAGCACCCCTGTAAGCTTTAAAGCTTATTTACAGCACTCTCATTTTTGTCAGTATCATCACAATTCAAACAAAATCACAGATGCTTGCAGTCTTCTAATTTTAATCTCTATTTATTCATGTGCAGTATTCAGGTCaatatcagcatgatcatactCAGTTTGTTAAAGGTCTAACGCTTCGATTTAAAGTAGATTACAGTCAGCACACTGACGTAATTATTCAGATATTTCACTTGTAATTTTGCTAGGTTTGGCCTTCTCCCTACTTAGTAATTTCTTTAGACAAACTCAAAAGTTTAACATGAGGACTGAAACTTCAATGAATGTAGTTCAAACCCTTTTAACCCTTTGGAACTGAGTTAGTGCCATTCATTATGAAACACATATTTTGAAGTGTATTTGTCCCAGTACCATGTGTTCAGTATTAACATTTTCAGCAGACTCAATTTTACGATTAATTTATAATTTGTTATTTGAAAGTCTCACTGTGTTGCTGTTTAGTGTTGTGGCAGCAGGTAGAAGTTACAGTATGCTGAAGCGTGGTATGATTTCATCAGCTTTATGTGCAAAACAGGCAGTGCCTGAGCAAAAACTTTATGAAACTTATgcgattttttttaaaaagctgtagAAGATAATAAAAGGCAGATTAGCTTAGTAATAGGCCAATGTCTTGGGACCAGTACACATTTTGAATGTTTCCAGCGAAAAGTAGAGGAAGGCATCTTTAAAGAGCTCAAGTGTTTGAAAGATCTGAAGAGTTTTCAAATTCATTATCTATGGGAAAACCTTGTTTGAAAAAGACAAATAGTTCAACAAATATATAAGTTGTACACAACAGAAAGTAAACCACACACCTaatcactgactcgatgcaatcttctgggtttccttagaaaacctttaaccaatttgaataataaactgaatctgactgcactgtttggtaGTTAAGATCAATTAAAATGTATGCAATTGACATTAAATCTGTTTGATTcgtttgaattgactttgtaaagtcccgttgagacgacatgtgtagTTAATtggtgttatataaataaactgaattaaattaaattaataaatccaTTGAATGTAAAAAGCAAGTATCTGTACATCTGAATTATAGTGCGAATCATTTTATTGTCATAAGCAAAGTCCATCAGAAGGTAGACTTTACTTTTGATCGCAgctgttaaaaaataatctaggCATGGAAACTGGAATTAAGCCgacataataaaaacacaaccaaTCAGAGATGAGTTTTTCACCACTTCCTAGCACATGGGCTGTGGATCATCCAGTAGTAATGAACTGGACGCCCTTTTTCCTACGTCACACGTCTGAAGTATACAACCTCTGAGGAGTTAGACACAGAAAGGAAACACGGGCCTGCTAAATGTGTAACATTCAAGGGAAATGATGGAGAACCCGGCCAACAGAACCAAGCACACTGAAAGTACGGGAGACTGCGCCATATGCCTGGAGAAGATTCAGAGGAAGAAAACGCTCAAGTGTCAACACTCTTTCTGCTCGGAGTGCATCGACTCTGTTTTCAGCCTGAAACCCGCATGTCCGATATGCAACACCTTCCACGGAGTGTACACGGGGACCCAGCCGCAGGGCACGATGACGGTGAACTCCAGCTTCATGAAGCTGCCGGGCTTCGAGAAGTGCGGCACCCTCGTCATTCAGTACACTTTCCCAGCGGGGATACAAGGGGTGAGACTGGCAGCTTTCTCACACTGCAGCTGTTCGTATGTTGCTGCTTGTTTGGAATTCATATTTATCCACCAGGGGGCGATGTTTCATTCTTTAATCACAGGTGTGAAGTTACTTTTAAGGCGTCCGAGTAAACGtttcagtgtgacgtcactacATTGTTGAAAACAGGATGGGGCTTTAGAATATGCTTTTGTTCCCCAGCAAATGACATGGCACCCAAGACACTTTacctaatgattttttttaccttctatCACAGTACAATCAGGAACTTCAATGTTTTGTTCGGATTATATGTGAACAAATGACCATTTAAATAGCGTGGCATTGTAGTTTGTACTCTGATTAACTGAACCTAATTAAATTTGAGGGTATTTATATAATGCCTATTAAGCTTGTCTTGAGCTACTTTACAAAGGAAACAGATCTACTTTATATGCAGGGATATATACCTAATTCACTCTAATCTAATCACGTTCAAAGTCACACAGATTCCAGTTCAAGCCTAGTTAGAATATAGTGCCGTCAAGTTCAGTGTATTACGCCACTTGGTAAAAagatttctattttctttttcatcaaatTGCTGACTTTGTAGAAAATCTCTCATACTGTGCATGCATGTGGTGACAGCAGAAAGGAATGACTCCCTTTAAACAGGAAGAGACCTCCTGGAGAACCCGGCTCAGTGTCAATGGCAATCTGCCTCAGCCTGGTTGTTTTCAATAAACTGAGGAGACACATGAAAAAACCCCTAAAAAAACACATAACTACTGGTCCGGGGGTTTTgtgttaaagaaaatgtaaagagCAGTACCTCCTTTAGTGTCTTCAACTagaagagaaacacagctaagcatAGAAGCTCTAAGCCAGTGATAAAATCTATGCCATGAAAAACAGAGTACATATAGTTAGTCACAGCAATAACtccttcaatatttttttatcctAGATAGAGACTGggttaaacacaaaaagccaTACCCAACACTTCAATCTATAGAGAGAGAACATTAAGTTATTCACAGTGATAGATCAGCAGATGGCCCCCACCaagaaggtgtcacagctaaacagaatgTCAggcaaaatgtaacttttataAGAGACAAATAGCCGAGGACAAAGTCAACGGCAGGAAGAACTGCAGATAATGCATAATTGGAGTGGGATAAAATCCAGTTCCTTCAAAATTAGAGATCAACAATATAGCAAACAGCAGGGTTTATTGCAATTTCAATAAGTTTAACACTTAATTGCAAGAAGCACTATATTTAATttgctaaaacatttaaggtgcCATGCTCTCAAACTCTGCTTGCCCACAATATATTTGGTCATTTGGATGGATTTTCATTGACTTTTAACCCACCTCTAAAACAGTTCTGAGTTATCGTGAGGCTAAAGTTCAaggagttttgtttttgtgatgatGGGAAAGAAAGAATGAGAAAAGTGAGTGTTTTAACTGCACCTGTTATCATCGTAGTATTCAGCAGTAATTCCGCAATTTGATGGTCTCTTAATATAGTGCATTCCTAGTtgaattatacaggtccttctcaaaatattagcatattgtgataaagttaattattttccataatgtcatgatgaaaatttaacattcatatattttagattcattgcacactaactgaaatatttcaggtcttttattgtcttaatacggatgattttggcatacagctcatgaaaacccaaaattcctatctcacaaaattagcatatcattaaaagggtctctaaacgagctatgaacctaatcatctgaatcaacgagttaactctaaacacctgcaaaagattcctgaggcctttaaaactcccagcctggttcatcactcaaaaccccaatcatgggtaagactgccgacctgactgctgtccagaaggccactattgacaccctcaagcaagagggtaagacacagaaagaaatttctgaacgaataggctgttcccagagtgctgtatcaaggcacctcagtgggaagtctgtgggaaggaaaaagtgtggcagaaaacgctgcacaacgagaagaggtgaccggaccctgaggaagattgtggagaagggccgattccagaccttgggggacctgcggaaccagtggactgagtctggagtagaaacatccagagccaccgtgcacaggcgtgtgcaggaaatgggctacaggtgccgcattccccagacctgggctacagagaagcagcactggactgttgctcagtggtccaaagtactttttttggatgaaagcaaattctgcatgtcattcggaaatcaaggtgccagagtctggaggaagactggggagaaggaaatgccaaaatgccagaagtccagtgtcaagtacccacagtcagtaatggtctggggtgccgtgtcagctgctggtgttggtccactgtgttttatcaagggcagggtcaatgcagctagctatcaggagattttggagtgcttcatgcttccatctgctgaaaagctttttggagatgaagatttcatttttcagcacgacctggctcctgctcacagtgccaaaaccactggtaaatggtttactgaccatggtatcactgtgctcaattggcctgccaactctcctgacctgaaccc
This DNA window, taken from Girardinichthys multiradiatus isolate DD_20200921_A chromosome 1, DD_fGirMul_XY1, whole genome shotgun sequence, encodes the following:
- the LOC124871717 gene encoding probable E3 ubiquitin-protein ligase DTX3; its protein translation is MMENPANRTKHTESTGDCAICLEKIQRKKTLKCQHSFCSECIDSVFSLKPACPICNTFHGVYTGTQPQGTMTVNSSFMKLPGFEKCGTLVIQYTFPAGIQGPEHPNPGVRYSSTSRTAYLPDCTEGQKVLRLLKKAFDRRLTFTIGRSATTGLNNVITWNDIHHKTNIDGGPQCFGYPDPAYLFRVQEELRLKGVTEDD